The nucleotide sequence GAGGAAGAAGAggtagaaataataaaataacctTTTGTTGCTGATATACTGTAAATATAAGACATGGTTATCACTTGCATCTTGTCATGTGACAGATCTACAGATTGATAGAGACTACTGGCCTGTCCAGAGGGGAGATTAAGAAGTGGTTCAGTGAACAAAGGCTCCTTAATCTCAAAGGTATTTGCTGTCTGACATTTGAATTACTGAGAACcgtatattttcatttaattctcTAAAGCTACTTTCAAAGCATTAAAGTGCAGCAGTGGTCTCCTAAAATAACAGCATCATTGTAATTGTAATGCATTGGCTTGGGACAGGAGGAATATTGTCTCTGTTGTTGCCATGACAACACCATCTACTCATAGTGGTCTGTAACATTGGTAGGCCTGCCTGGACAGTGTGTGACGGGAAGGATGTGCTGATGCTGTAAATATACCATGAGATAGAAGCAGATGGatgcatatatttttattacgTTCCAAATTTGAAACTATAAAGATCATCAACAACTTACACTTTCGCAGGTTTCTCATTAGTGTCTCGTAAATGCTTTAGTAAAATAAGCACTGACAGACTGACtgtattttattacatttttcgtGGACACCTTGTACAGAATGAAGTGAATTTCCCAAATTCTCCTATAGTGTacttgtttgtgttttgaaGCACCATGCGGTTGACAGAATTAATTGATTAGAGTGCTTCTCTTTTTTGGAACAAAACGTTGTCTATCTTAAGACATGCAGTGCTTTGAGAGTTTGCTGTGCAAGTATGACGTGTGCATGAGATGCCGTTGTATTACTTTTAACCGAATGATATTGCATTTTAATCATGTAAAGAAATTCTAATTGTGTCATTCATCGCAAAATGACACATGTTTTAGACACATCTGGTCAACCACTACATAACAGTCAACTATCAAGAATATGTTTATGcatttaaaacattgtttttactttttgtaaATGAATTTTACTCAAATATATTAATCAAAGGGAACATGTGGGCCAGAGATCATGGTTGATACACAAAAAGTGGCTTGATGATACTTTACTGCAGTAATTTCAACTCAAATTCTGCTTGTGTTTGACCTTCATTTAGAATATAGAGTTTGAGATAAGACATTGATACATCTAATGACCTATCTGTGGCCAGTATTTTAACTAGTTTGAAATGTCATTTCCCCAAGTAAAATTAATGCATTTTGTCCCTGTGCCCATTGAAGGTGTCCCTCTGCCCCCATTGCCAGTGAAAGCAGAGGTGACTCCAGTTCCTAAAGATGGACCTGTGAGAAAAGCGGTCCCGAGCCACTTCCCCCTCCTGGAGCGGGTGAAGGGGAAATCCTCAGAGCAGCTGAAGGCACTTGAGGAGAGTTTTCAGAGAAGCAACACTCCAACGGACACTCAGCTTGGTACAACTGTCAGACTGTTTGCACATACAGAGGGCTTAGGATGAGAGTAAATtattataaatcaaatttaTAAGATATCCTTCAGAAAACATGTCATGTTGAAGATATACATATTCCAGATCGTTTTCAATTTTACCAATTACCTCAGACAAGAAATCGCCTTTTTCCCCAGAGTGGTTGATGTTTAGAATTGAAATTTTTGTTTGGTTGATTAATTGTTGGTGCCACATTTCTAGCTAACTGGAGTTATACCCATGAAAAATGCTCAAAAACCTATGAATGATAACATATTTTGTCGTTGCCATTGCCTCCTGTTTTAATGCTCTGGTAGCAGTCAGTACTTGTCAGCTACCAGaatttgcttcacacatttgaCTGATGGGACTCTTATGATATGGCAACTTCAATTTTATTACCCAAGCTTTGTAGCATTTTTAGGAGTGAAGCCTAGTACTTTCTCTAAAATGAAGTTCATGAATTTATCATAATAGTGGATGTCAGAGACAATTGGATGGAGtggaccccccaccccccaaaaaagacaatttccttGCTATGTCAGCCTACAGATACCTCGCTGTCACATTTTTTACAGGACAATATGGCCGGGGGCTCTCGCACAAGATAATTTGGAAGAAATGAGACATGCCAAATGTCCTGGCGGCTTGCCATGCCCTTCACTGTCAGGCCTGTTTGCGTGCTGTCTTCCACGGATTTTGGTGGAGGGATATTTTTGGAGTTAAATTGTTTGCCGATAGTGCAGTCGAAATTTCAACCATTCATTCTTTTGCCGTTCTGCTCAGCCTCCCATGGGCcttggaggtgctggagccaaatTTAAGCAATAGGCGagggacagcctgaatcgggTGCGTGCCAAACGTATGGCACAatgacacaagaaaaaaaagagctcTCACTCATATCTGTGTACAATTTGGAGTCTTCAACGAACCTACTATGCATGTAGGGTTTGTTGGTGTTTATTGAGGGGGACGTGGGTACCTGCAGAAAAACCACCCAGGCACAgttagaacatgaaaactccacactgcGAGGGCCGAACTGAGTAGGGATgaaccctcaacctcagaactTTGTGTTGGACCTTCTAAGCTCCTTTTAACCTTGTCGCCCATTCAGTCAACCAAACGAGTAAATGGCAACCATAAAATATCAAGCACATTTTCATGCCACTCAAATCAAGTATCGTGACTTCTAGCCCAAAAAGAGCCCATAGAGACAGTTTTCCCAATGGAAGCAGCTCATCTAACTCCTTTTACTCTTTTCTGTTGTAGATCAACTGGCCCAGGACACCAGGCTTTCCAAGACTGAAATAGACTGCTGGTTTTCTGAACGCAGGGCACTGAGGGACAACATGGAGAAGGCCTTGCTCAGCGTGGCTGCCAAAAACACAGATGATAAAGGCGACAGGCCTGGAGTGTTGCTGAATGGTTCCTCTCATCGCGAGCAGGATGGGAAAATTCTCCAATCATCGACCCTCCcaccttttctttcttcttcgtcatcctcctcttcttcccctCCAGTACTTGCAGCTTCCTCCCCTCATCCTCCAACCTTGTCTGCCTCTGCATCACCACCCGTCCTTaattcatcctcctcctcctctccacgTCCTCCTGTCCTCTCTGTGTCTGCGAACCCAGTTGCCATTCCAATGGACTCTCTCACGTTGCTGCGAAAGGTAACCATTGAGTCATGCACTTTGTCTAAAATCATAACTGAAGTTGTAAGagagaacatttttatttattaggaTTAATGGGCTCTGAATGAtaatacaatgtgttttttaaagtgATGAGAAATGAACTACGATTCATGCAGGTTAGTGTGTAAGTAGTAAGCaatttcaaggcatttaaataatttttatttagtGGCTTTACTCACATGCTAAAAATTATTTACTGTATATCATAGTTACAATTTGGAATTTATtatagtttttagttcatgtttacaaattcagtttatttaattagtttttgtagtggatttttttatgattgATTTTATGCAATTTATGTTAGAGCACAATCACACCTGATTTTTAGCCCCTCCCTTTGCCCACCTGGCCTCCCTTTATGCTTGCAAACCGGCCCCATTAGAGGTCTGGGTGAGGTTGCACTCCCCCTGCTACATGTTTATAATACCAAGTAGCAAAAActgttatgtcttttttttctaagctTCATCAATGGCCGACATTCTCTTAAATCTATCATAATTCAGAGGTgtttcaaatccattttttttcctttggtgGTAAACAAATGTTTGTGGAATGGCAGATTAAGGTTACTTTTATAGACTGCACtcagttttttttgcacaggATGGCATACGGTTGATGCCAGCATTCTGTGTTTATTTAGCACTAACTATGGTATAGGAATGTGCCTtgtgccttttatttttatttttttactgtttggATGTAAAATTGTAAGAACAAAATCCCTATTTTCCCCTCGGGATTAAAGTAAAACATCGGTGGCTAaacaacaaactttaaattgattcattaattttctgtagcgcttatcctcacaaaggtcacggggACAATATTAAATTTTAAGCTACTATTTTATATTGTTGGAATCCCACATTCCTACCACTTTCAACCAAATTGGGGCATTAAATGTAGTGAATGAAGGTTTGGACTGAgtgaaaaagttaaaaattgGCATTCTCTTGGGTGGAGAGCTTATTCTGCCACCTGCTGTTTATTTGCAAGTACAAGAGCATTAGTATTTTGTTAGTGCTCTGTCCTAATATGAACTTgtttatttcttcttcttctccttttttttaattattataattattattattatttattatgtaagCCTTATTATTGGGTTTGTGGATGAcccaatgaaatgaaattaagtAGCTCTATTGTGTGTAGTTTGTAATGTTTCTCATTTTCTCCTTTGATCCACCTTGGCAGATGTTTTGTCGGACCCAATGGCCAACACCTGAAGAATACAGCCAGCTGGAGGCACAAACAAGTCTGGGCCGCACTGACATTGTCCGTTGGTTTAAGGAACACCGCTCGGCCCTGAAGAATGGAGAGGCCTTGGACTGGTTGGAACTTTATCAGAGTCAAAAAGAACAGCAAAAATTGGGACAAGAGCAGAACGGAGGAAGTTTTGACAAACAACAACACAGTGTATCACCAGAAGGTAATGGTATGTTGCAGAGTATTATTAAGCTTTGCTTAATCTTGTTTTTGCATATAACCCTGCAAACCTTTTAACGTAGTGGAGGAACCTGCTGATAAGAAAACAGGAGCAGCGTCTATAGAGAACTCCAAGCTGTCCAACCCAGAAACAGTACAGTggttgactgaaaaactcactcacagtgtGTCAGATTTGAGCCAGGCAAGGCTGGATCAGACTGGCTCCAACATTCCAGAAAAGGGGAGGTGGGCACCTTACTTTTTGTTTGATTAATTTCTATGTGTAGAAATTTTATGTTGAATTGCTTGGGGAAAGATGTAACTCTTTTTAAATTGGGTAAACTTCTTAAAATGCAATAACTGTAGCAACATCTCtgcctttaaaaataatcatactAGGTCATGTCATGATTGATAGTGTCAGTATCTAAAGATCTGTTTGATGACATATTTGGGGGCAGATTAATTGTGTATGATTTAATTTCCCGGCacttgcaaaaaatatttatttcagtGTTAAAGAGTATGTTTGTTACGTCTTGTCAGGTGGGTTCAGGTGACTGTAGCTGTGGGTGAAGAGCGTGACGGAGGATTACAAAGACAGAAACTGGCAGCAGATGGTGATGTTTTGACTTTGGAGCCACCTGGCAAGGTTACTGGTTGATGGTAAGTAAAATGAGTGTAAAATACACACCTACATTTAATTTACAAAGCAAATACACTTTGGACAATTGTGTTTCATAGattaattgtgttttatttatttattaatattagcCCTGTGCTTTATTGAGTTGTGCACAAACAAGAAACAAATCCTAAAAGtcccttgtttttatttatttttttaatcctaaaaGCTCCTATTTTTGTAGTaacaataatttttaaaaaaaaaactgcaccatGTGGTGCTTCCCGGTTTTCAAATAAGATGTGACTGCTGCCATCTTGGCTTTAGTGTTTTCCTACTTTTCACAACATTTCACACAGAGAGGGGTTTATCCTTGTATGACCTGTAATGGAAATAACTAACTGTGATTGGCTAATGCCATGAATAGTAAGCTGTGCCTTTAAAATGCCACAGCTGCAGTACTCTCCAACCAGGAAGTTATTTACGTCTAATTAACTGTGATTGGTCCTTCCAAAGGACAGTTCAATGGCATGACATGACGGGACAATTGCACAACTTCCCAcgcatatgcacacacacactgaccatACTGATGGACAGAGAAGACACTGCCAGTAATTACGTTATACTGGGGTGTTAGTGTGTCAATGACAATTTAGAGCTTATTtggtacttgtatttttttgtagggGGGGGaattatttcatgtatttatttataagaaAACCTCAATTTGGTAACACGATAACATggcccgcttgaccatcactggctgcagatgatcacctGACATTGCTTCGCCAATCAGTCCTGCGAGGAATTtgtatatcttgaatttgaaaaaaaaaatcatattttattttacactaaagtaggttGCGGTCAATGcccatatgaaactggtggggttcggtagctccaacaaggttaagaaacaCTGCTTATAGAGGATTAAACAGTTTTTTGTGTtgaaagttttgtttttgttttggtgcaaAGAAAGATTAGCTGAAAATAGAGTGGTCCATGCGAACTGGACATAAGTAAGGGCGCTGCACGAGCTCCGCTTTTAACCCGAAAATAGAGCACTCCGGGTGGACTGGACGGATGGCCGCTGCATGTTGGCGAACGTAGGGCAGACACAATTTTCACTTAGCTGAAAATAGAGCTCTATGGGTGGACGAGACAGCCGGGTGCTCCGGAAGGTTAGGCCGACAATAGGGGCGGATGTTGTTTCTCTtatctgaaaatatttattgacaGATTTAGGgtccagattttaaaaaatgcacacaacacATCATAAAATTACATTTGTGCCTCTTTAAATCTATGAGTATCTTATGGCTATTCGAGGGCTTTTGGTGGTGACTGAGCCAAGTTAAGAATGTCGGCTCAATAATGTCTTAACGTTACCTTTGGCCTGAGTGTTCTGTGACATTAAGGTTCAACAGCAGTGATTCGATCCACAAATGCTTTTTGGGAACAGGTGACATCACTTTCTATTTGTCTTATCACTTCCAGATGACATGAATCACAAAAGTGACATAAGAGACAATGCCAAAAGTGGAATCTCCAAGCCGGCGATGTGGTCACAATGCAGACTTGGCGTCTGTTCACGTGTCCCCTGACATGGTGCGGACGCGCACAGGTAAAGGAGTGCCAAAGCTggacatgatttattttctttggaaaaaaacatccttgtaaatatttttctgtattgctaaaaaaaaaagtttgtagtTTTCCTGCaagggcatgttttttttgtttttttgttaaggcATTTGCCCAATACTTAGAATGTTTGCTTCGTTAAATGCTCATGTGAAATAGCTGTTTATCTgctgaaaatcattttttattttggaggaCAATTGTACTTCTTttcagtatgtttttttttggtccaaacACATTTGGATTATTATGGCTTCCTTTCACTTGGCCATCTAGAAATTTCCTCTTACAGCGCAGCCCACTGTTAAGAGATTCGAACAATGATCATCAAAGGGAAGAGAGaggaaattcattttaaaaaggcaaactAGGCTTCACGGGTGAAGACCGAGTCAAACTTAAGCCACAAATAGCTGCATGTGGACCAAGATGAACTGCATTAGGCCAAATGAATGATAGAATGCACTAACTTGTATAGTTTAGAATCAGCTGGTGTGCACCTGCATATCAGTACCCGAGGCAATAACAGTCCAGAATGTTCTTGTTTTACCAATGTTTAAACACATAGTCTGTCTGTTCACACCATGCTGCCTTTTCAGCTCTTTTCACATCAACTATTGATGTTTTATTtcgtgagggggaaaaaacactacaAAACTTGGGACTATTTTGACTGAACTCACGAGATTATGAAGATTCATGACTGGCGATTAAACAACTAAAGCCATTTCAAGTTTGAATCTTTGTTCAGCTGCGAATTGTAAACGTCTCACCCGCTTCGCCTTTGTTTTGCGGACTGACAAGTGAGGACTTAAGTTGAGCCTAGTTACTACTGTACAGTGTTCAAACAAGCTCCGATGGCAATTTATTTTCAACGGAAGATCAAACCTTTGTTGACTGCCTTAGAatcaaacatgtttatttttacttgtaCACAAGATTTAAAGGGatgttgtattttgttttgtctaAATGCATCCTCATGCATTATTTGTGCAAGCACTGCTAAAGATTCCACTGTCACTTGTATGATAACACTGGTTTGACAGGCAGAATCAACATGTTTTCGCTGCTTAATTTTCCTGCCTGTTTTCAAGTTCTGACCATATTCTGGCTTCTGGTTGGCTTCCAAGAAATACTGcctgcattttcattttctactTTAACTCTGCTCTAACTCAATAAATACCTAATGCTGGGTCTTGCTGTCCATGCATTAATACAAGAAGATTCATTAAAATGCCTGGTTACTtaaaaacggtactcggacgtttggtcgcccggaaggttattgataattaccatttaaaattgttgctcaaattccctaaagacaaactgaattattatttagtcatacttaatgccctattaattattaggctaaagaaaagctccaaatttcccatacttttattgtgttttgttggagaacttgttaagaccctgactgacgtcccttcctaagggggcaactcatgtacatacaaactcttatacactcacgtcggctcattgaaactgctcagggccattgttggctttgattgatgcgtagaacgtgttgttttaccttgttttgtcgccggacttttggtcgccggttgtttgggtccgggcaaccaaacgtccggtcacgctcaaAAACAAGTATTTTAAGCGAAATTGTTTATTTCTGGATATATAACggttaaaaacaggaaaatgtttCTATAACTACAAGTTTTTCATGTAGCAGTGGTTCACCCTTCCGAGGCTTAAAATGGCATGTGGTCAGAAGTAAATGGTTACTTTCCCTAGTGAGTTTTAGCACTTTAGAAAATTGAAAGATAAGATTAGTAAATGATACCTCCTCCTGAGAAGTTCTGAATGTAGCCCAGCAACTCCAAAACTGactatgtggggaaaaaaaatcaaaatcaaacaaGATGGTCAGTAAATTGTATTTACAAAAACGAAATTCACTCATGGTAAAAGGCGTGTCCCACACCCGAGCATTCGTTCAGCACATTGACAATTGACAATAAGTGAAATGAGATGCTGTCCACTAAGGTGAGGAGAACCACGACCAATCAAAATCAACTATGGCATGGGTAGCATCTCTCAATCTGTCCGTCTGCTGTCATTACGTGAAATAAGGCGGATcaatagacagaaaaaaaaagtggagtaaaataaatcacataaaaataaaatttaaaaatccaatttataTTGAACGTCGGCAAAACAGCAGCGTGTTACTGTGCTTTTGGTGTTAAAATACTTGCTATCTTTACTTTCCAACTGTTGGACTTAGACAGTATATGAACAAAGTTGTGGTTCCCCAAACAGAAGAAAGTGAAGCAAACATTTCAACTCGAGCTCAGCTGTTGAAAGTAGATGATGGCTGCCGCTTGTCATCTCTTATTCATCCCCCAAACGGAAGCCTTCGCCCCAGTTGTGACGTCCACCAcggccacctcctcctcctgcccCCTCCCGAGGTGGCGCTCGCCTAGTGGGAGGGACTCCGAAACCTGACACCCCTCCTCTCctggtgggaaaaaaacgatACCTGCAGAAGAGGAAtacaattatgaaaaaaatcaaaactgagAAACATTGCATATAAACACCACAGGAGCGCAACATTCTTGTggccattttctttgttttgtcaaACCCTTATAGCCTTATTATTGACAGACCTCTAATAATTTTGCAAAAATTCAATCATTAAGCAATTGTTAAATTGATAGACCTTAGATAGATACTTGAACCActtcagggacagtggtcatCTATTCAAAAGCTATCATATTAACTGCCAGTCCGTAGTTGAACGTTTGAGTTGTGGCCGTTAGTAAAGGAGGGATATTGACATGGAAAACATCTACTGACgtcaatagatgtccaatgcatttcAACTGCAATTATTTGATCGCTTTCAATCcctcccatttaaaatggattggacatctattactgTCAATCGAAACCAAACAGTTAGGCTGTGTGAGGTCGTATGAGATTTTAAAAACCAAcctcaaaaatatatacacgGCCCacatattttaatttctttttaaagaaaatgtgttctacttagtatttttttttttcagaaaatgagatgagatttatattttatatattttcatcctgtcaccctcatgaggataagtagtatggaagatgaatgaatttgttatttaaattttattatacgtatattttttaatgtgcatCACAAAATAGATGTGAGCAACAATAATAGTACAATTGGATGTTCAATGGGGGCCACACGTTGGTGAAACAAtcatttaagaaaagaaaagtttcaTGCACTACAGGGTTAAATGCAGCTTATGTGTTCTCACTTCAATGAGACATTTTGTAGAGCTATCTTTCTTACTAATCTTGCAAAAAGTTGCCTTTTTAACTATTCATGAGCATATTTTACATCTAGAAATCAAACTGGGaggtgtgaaaaaaatattattttcagtCAGTGTTGCCCGTGTTCGTTTacgaataaaaaagaaaaaaagaacttaCAAGAAGTGTGGTGTAGAGAGAAAGGAGCGTCCTCCCAAATCCATGGGGTATTTGAACATAAGAAAGAAGTACAGATGGCCCACAAGATTTCCAATAAGTTCATTCACAAATCTGCTCCAAAGCATGGCAGGTggtcggtgtgtgtgtggtcaaaCAGAACGAAGAACAGCAATAAGACAAAACACAAATATGATACAtgcaaaaaattgttttttttttttttttaagaaaggggTACTTACGAGCCTCCGATGATAAAGTTAAAGATCAAGATGACCCAAGGCAGATAATGTGCCTAAAGAAACCAAACACAGACCATTGATGCCACGGTTTTAGGTTTTCTGGACACATTTTGTCAAGGTTTTATCAATAATAGATCATTTTAATGAACGTGATAACATCTTACCTTGAATCTAGTTCCAAACCAGAAAGACACAATTGTGTCTTTATTGAACTGAGCCCAAATGTACAGTACAGACATGATCAGCGGGATCATTAGCAGctataagaagaagaaaaaaacaagaataacaTCAATTGTAAGCCTCCAGTAAAACATCATTAATATTCTTCCGACTAACATCCAGGTCTCGTCATTACAGTCCAAGTGACTTCCTGGAGTGTCGACTTGTTGCTTGGCAACTGAATAACTAACTGTCCTGACCTGTGTCACCTTTTGTTTGCAGATGTGAGCGCAATGTACAGTggatacaaaacaaaataaaaacagtctGGCTTGTGCTCTGATTAGTGAATCCAGCATGAAAAGTCCGAACTTGAAATGATTCCCATTTAACGTGTCAataattgacatacgagtgccccgacatacgaggaatttgagatacgagtaaaattccgagcaaatatttaccttgagatacgagaccatTTTTAGATACGAGCacacgagacagccaggtggccgcgagaggctgcttatgatttcagtgcACTATCTTTCTCGCCGcctctccctcgtgcaaagatctctacgagcactgggcggagcgttgcattattttgtgttagtgcagaattaagggaaacgcaatgggtccaaagcaaggcggtgcaatgaagggtagtgcgaagaaaaggcgtatgatgagaatcgatattaagcacgaaataatcgaaaaaaatgagtgtaatgtacgcgtgactgagctggctcgccaatacgtatggagaagcaggaagttcgcctcgaaagtcgcggtggaatacatgaacctctttgccttggttattgcacaagaaggtttaaatttagtgtaacgtaagattaaaacttttttaagtgtgtgtataggaatccaagttcatttaagttaaatttaaagtttatgttacgttacgagtctctctcccatccgcgaacgccgcgttgtattgaataatgtctcattttattattaaacatcataaccactagttatttgttactctgttagtagatggtgaattactaccaataaaaatatttttccattgtaatctcctgtttttggtgttgttgtttttttccagagggtgggaatgaattaatttgtatttagttcatttctatgggaaacgttgatttgagatacgagtaaatcgacatatgagttcagtcccggaacgcattaagctcttatctcaaggcatGACTGTATTTTGTTAATCCCCTCCCTGAAGGAAAAACATCACAATATAAATAACTGCAGTTTGCGTATTCGAGAGTGTCCCGTTACACCACAacacatgatttaaaaatttgggaaaaacaaaaagacgtTCTTTAAGGGTTgaattattaatgttttttagCATTTCTAAAAATTCTTAGTTTTTTGTTGCCCCATCCAAAATGTTTTGGAACACCTTGCAGCTATCCACACTGCCTTCTGGCTAACATATGAATGAactcttttagtgccattgatgacaGTAGACAACTACAAGCTGCAGCTCTAAAGCCACTTGTGGGTTCTTTCATCGTTCCGCTGTGAACTGCAATTAGTTTGTTACTAGACAGATGTCAGTCtctttgaactgggagggttggcagtgaccAATGGTCACTGTCAACGGCACTGAAGGACCGATAATCAGGCTTTTTTTAGATGCTTACCTGCATGTCTATGATCAGCCCAGTTATCTGCAACAACAATGTCAAAGGATAACAACCAATTGGAGAAACAGCCCACTTTCACATAAACCATCACACACTTGCAAACTTCTAACAAAGTTTCTAAAATTGTCACTTgtaaagaagaaataaaataattccTAGTGCTTGCACTGCATTTGGAGGGTGAACTTCCAAATATCA is from Stigmatopora argus isolate UIUO_Sarg chromosome 4, RoL_Sarg_1.0, whole genome shotgun sequence and encodes:
- the derl1 gene encoding derlin-1, coding for MSDIGDWFKSIPLITRGWFAASIAVPLIGKLGLVDPMSLALRPDLFLYRFHLWRPVTATLYFPVYPNTGFLFLVNLYFLYNYSTRLETGAFDGRPGDYVFMLLFNWICIVITGLIIDMQLLMIPLIMSVLYIWAQFNKDTIVSFWFGTRFKAHYLPWVILIFNFIIGGSFVNELIGNLVGHLYFFLMFKYPMDLGGRSFLSTPHFLYRFFPTRRGGVSGFGVPPTRRAPPREGAGGGGGRGGRHNWGEGFRLGDE